The genomic stretch TTGACCAATGTTATCGAGTGCGGGTCCGTGCCACTGTCGTCGAAATCCATCAAATGGTCATTGTTAGTGTCATTATCCTCGTGTTCCTCCGGTTGCTGCAAAACGTGAGCTGGTAGGTCTGGGATCACAAACCCATCCTCTgtcttcaacttctttttCGTAGGCTGTTCCTCTGTCGTCTCATCCTGCTCTCGCTTTCTCTCCTTTTTCGATTTTGCGGTCAAGGATCCGCGTAGTTCGAGGGACGCTGGTAGATGGCGGACTATATCAGTTGCTGTAAATGTGACACCTGGAGTTTTCTCCTCTGCGAGCTCCAATTCCTCTTGCAGCGCTCTGCTCTCCTCCAAATCTTGCAAAAGCCCAGTATATTTGATTGGCGACACAACCGCTACTGACTTCTGTTCTGTGTGCTTCAAGGCTACTTTGTACACAACCGCGGAAACATTCCCCACTCGAGACTTTGCAAATTGAGCGAGTTGGTTCGACCTTCTTGCCTTGTAAAATCTTTCCAAATTGAAAGTCAGCGGTATACTATCGGAGACTGTTCTGAGCGAGGTCCTTGGGTCCGTGACGATTAGATTAGATAGGTCGTTCGCGTTGTCCAACAATGTGAAGAACTGTTCCTTAGCCTTTACTTTGGCCTCCgctctcttcttcaagtctgATGTCGTTGCGTTTCTTGGGAGCAGTTTGTACTCCTTGTCGTAAAGCAAGGTCCAAAGATCGTTTATTGGGGTGTAGTGTAATTTGTTGATTGGTGTGATGTACCCTGACTCACAGAGTGAGACGAACGTGGCTGATATATCGTGCTGCCACTCGTGAGCTTGTTCCTCTGGGAGCGAGGCCAAGTAGTCTCGCAGCGTGATAGAGCCCAGGGCAAGGATATTAGAGACAACAGTGACCGCTGCCACTTGTATCCCGTCACCGTCGGCCCCCTTTTTTGCCGGGAACCGTTTATCGATCTCCTCGAGGATCATACCTGAGTACAGAAGGATATGAATCCCGTCTGTGTTGTGGTAGTAGTACATCGTTTTCTTCCCCGTGTACGTCACTTCCTCGAGGTACTTCACACACCGCAGCTGGACCAGAGCAACAAGTGTTCTCTTCACCTTCGCCGCGTCCATCTCTTCGCCCCTCTGCACGATCTCCGCAACGGAGAGCCTCCCCAAGGAAACCAGAAGCCCCAAAACGGAGGCAGCTGCCTCCCCCAGATGTGACCGCACCAGCTCCACATACAAAAACCTGTCTGGATCCAGCACCCTGTGCTCCAAGGAGCTCATATCCACAGcacgctgctgctgctcttcCTGTTGCACTTgcccctgctgctgcaaaTTGAAACCGCCATCACCCAATTCCTCGGCCCCAACATCCACAGCCTTCTTCCCAATGCTCCCAGTGATACTATCCAGCGCAGAGTCCATTGCTCACCTCACACACACCTCTCGCAACAAAAGACCCACCGTCCACTGCGCGATGAGCTCCAAATCATCGCAAGATTCGCGTCGCCGAAAgatgaaatttttttttgcaaaaaaaaaaaaataaaaaaatcacGTGAAAATCATAATTTTAACACCACGTGACAGCCGACCAATGAGAACCGAGAAACGTTTGGCCGAACGGCTTTGGTGATATTATCGCACTGTCGCTGTATATAAGACGGAACACAACCCTTGAGGGTCTTGACGGAGGGACTCTCTTCGGACTTGGCTGAGTTTAGTGAGTGTTGGATCTGTCGAGGTTTGGTAATGCTGCGCAATTTGGTCAGAGGGAACGCTGTGAGAAGGTTTACCGTTGCTGCGAGGGAGAGTGTGGGCACGGTTTCGAGTTTGGAGGTGAAAGTGCATGCTGGGGCGCGGTACGCTGCATTGGACGGGGTGTCGCACCTTCTGTCGCGGTTCAATTTCCAGAACACGGGGGCCAAGTCCGCGCTGCGGCTTGTCAGGGAGTCCGAGCTACTCGGCGGACAATTGTCGTCGCATGTCGATCGTGAATTCATCACATTGAGGGCTGTTTTCTTGCAGGAGCAGCTGCCATACTACGTGGAGGCCCTCGGGAACGTCCTGTACAAGACTTCTTTTAAACCACACGAACTGGTCGAGTCTGTGCTGCCTGCTGCGCAGTACGACGTTCTAGTCGCATCGCAGAACCCACTTACAAGAGCTGAAAATTTGTTGTATAACGTCACCTACCGGAAAGGGTTGGGGAACCCGGTGCTCTACGATGGAGTAGAAACAGTGACGTTGGAACATATTAAACAATTTGCCAACAAGGTCTATACGAGGGAAAATATCGCCATTGAGGGGAGGAACGTCGTGCAGGCGGACTTGCagaagttcttgaacgacTCGTTGATAAGCAGCTTGCCTGCAGGtaaatctttgaaagaaagtACAGAACCGGCTACTTTCACTGGGGAAACAAGATTGAGGTCCACAGGACCGTCTGTTGCAGCCATTGCCGTACCGCTTTCCAAGGACAACCTGGCAGTCTACGAAATTCTATCAAACCATTTGAACGCAACTGGTGCGTACAAACATGTCTTCAGCAAAGTAGACTCTTACAATAACGCTTATGGATTGTTCCAGCTTTTCATCAAGGACGCAGACGCTGAAACGGTCGCCACAAAGATTAAGAAAATAGTATCCGACCTGAAGAAGGGTGTAGACATCTCCACCTCGGTAGAATTGAccaaattgaaattgacCTCAGAGGAAATCCCACTATTAtccactttgaatttggatGCTGTCAAAAACGTCAAGttggaaaaattcaacTACGTTGCAGTAGGTGACGTCTCGAAACTACCATACCTGGACGAGTTGTAAAACGTAGAAGTGAAGACTTGATGAATGAAACATATATTCGTAAACTAGTACCATACTTGTAAGAATGAAATAATGTAACCACAAAAGCAAGATTCTCATCTATTAGTATAACACATTCTctttatttatttatttatttattttgGGGCATTTCGCAGCACGTAGAGATGGGCCCAAGAGGGACCAAACTCCTTGGCCCCCCCtttcttttaaaaatgTAATATGGGAGTAATGTCCCTTGGAGTTCCCACCAGTACTACGACCAATCGATTGCTTTTACTACCTTCCTCTGCTAGTTTACTCTTTCTTAAATGGAAAGTAAACTAACTTATTTAAATCCCGGTAGCTAATAGCAGATGTTATACGTGGTCTGGTAATTTCAAACGGCAACTCTTCTAGAACAAATGACAAATTTCATTTGACATGTTTACCATAGTACCCTGGTCCCATATACAAAAAACCGACTGAACCCCTTCTTTCTACTATGGCAAGCTATCAAAACTTCTAATGGCAACATAACACACCGTGCCTGCTTCCTGGGAATACATTGTGCTTTGTAACCTTATTCAACGATAATGTTGATTTCCATATGGGTGTTTTGCAAATTAAAAATCACATCATATATACCCTCATGGGTCCCTCGGGTCGTAAGATACCGAATGTCTTCGTTCAAGTATACCCAAAATTCCCGGtaaaattcaaaaaaacaacaatgGGCCAGATACTAGGTCTCACAGGCTTTTTGAAcgcaaaagaaaagatttcgatattttcaTCCACCAGAGAAAGATTCGTTTATCTTAAACCTTGTGGTTAATAATGGTGAATAATATTCCACTCAAATTGTACATATGACGAGGGTGGCATACACGCTCATCAAAATACATTTGAACAGCATCAAGAGTTTTCAACACAAGAAACTAGTTCACCGCgagttgaaaaataaaatggCATCGCATATTATGTAGCTTTGaaaatttctttctttccaTTGTCACTCGCAATCACTCAAAAGCATTGTTGAAATGACTGGTTTCGGTCAATAGGACGACAATCAGTTATATGTACTTTGGGAGGTGTATTACTCATTTGTCCAATCCTGTTAGTAATAATGACAACAGTGAAACTGTCTGAAACGATTCACGATGTGTTATATTGTGGCCTTTTTTTTAAGTTGCGGTTTAGAGACTGTAAGAAGATCAGAAAAAATATGGAGAGGATAACAAAAGTGTTGTGTTCTTAATGTAACACTATGATTGGTATAATGTAAATGTTTCGTGATATATTTGTACCACCGAGGGCTCTCCAATAACATTTCCACCTGTTTATTATGGTTAATTTCTATCTATTGGAAACATATTTTAGCTGTATCTTTGAGTGATCTCCTGATGGATGATCTAAAAGGATGCACCCATTCAATTGTAGTTGAACACTTGGGAAGTATCGACCAGACATATGTGTACTAAAGATACCTCCTGATTGTGGTTATAACTAGCTCGTGTAAGGGCTGATATTTATTCGTTTCTGAAGCGATTGATATTAGTCTACCTAGGTGCGGATGTCAGAGACTGATACAATGACTGATTCCATAAAAAATGCTTATTTTTGAGATGTGTCCTTTTCAATGCAGATGCACGGGTGGCAGGCTGATTGGAAAAAGTTTCACTATTTCATGGTATCTCGTTGTCGTTCCGACGATGGGTGTGGAACATTTTTCCCAAAGGTTTCTTTTGAATGATGTGGATGGGGGGCGTATGGCAGTGGTTTGTGCGAAATACTGTGTTGAGTATTGGATGATAGGATATTCTGTTACTGAACTAGTCAGCCCATTACAATTAAGAATTGGTCTGTGTAATGCTAAACCAAGTAAAGTATGAGGAGGTATTCTGTTTATGACTCATATTGGAATATCTGTTACCATCAAGTATACTCTACCTCTCATACTGGCTATCCTGGTAAATCTACAATAAGATGAGAGGACATTTCTTCTCACATTGAATTATGACTTTGAACTGGGAAGAGGATAAAAGTATGTATGTAGCCTTGCATGGGGCCTCGACCAGGATAAGTTTTCTCGAATGCATACATCATGCACTAAACGACTCACGCTACTCTCAAGGTTATCTCGTCTCAGACATGTAGTACACCGGCTCAACCATAATGGAGATATCAGCTGCTTTCGGTGATGTAGTTTTCTTTCCGTACTGAAACTGCACTTGATCCCACTTGTCCGAGGAATCTCGACACGGGGTTAAAATAAAAGCCAAGGCAAGGGG from Huiozyma naganishii CBS 8797 chromosome 6, complete genome encodes the following:
- the RPC82 gene encoding DNA-directed RNA polymerase III subunit C82 (similar to Saccharomyces cerevisiae RPC82 (YPR190C); ancestral locus Anc_7.547), with the translated sequence MDSALDSITGSIGKKAVDVGAEELGDGGFNLQQQGQVQQEEQQQRAVDMSSLEHRVLDPDRFLYVELVRSHLGEAAASVLGLLVSLGRLSVAEIVQRGEEMDAAKVKRTLVALVQLRCVKYLEEVTYTGKKTMYYYHNTDGIHILLYSGMILEEIDKRFPAKKGADGDGIQVAAVTVVSNILALGSITLRDYLASLPEEQAHEWQHDISATFVSLCESGYITPINKLHYTPINDLWTLLYDKEYKLLPRNATTSDLKKRAEAKVKAKEQFFTLLDNANDLSNLIVTDPRTSLRTVSDSIPLTFNLERFYKARRSNQLAQFAKSRVGNVSAVVYKVALKHTEQKSVAVVSPIKYTGLLQDLEESRALQEELELAEEKTPGVTFTATDIVRHLPASLELRGSLTAKSKKERKREQDETTEEQPTKKKLKTEDGFVIPDLPAHVLQQPEEHEDNDTNNDHLMDFDDSGTDPHSITLVNSHLKLLATCPIPFLYETKPGVFYVPYSKVVPMMRSSVYDYLVASTLGASALRIRRCIKANKLASEKVINSTALMREKDIRSTTAALVKYNVSEIQEVPRTVDRAAARAVFLFRTKEDHSYRFMRENMEWNIANLLSKMERLKEENATLLTKANREDVRGKEAELLLPSELNQLKMVKKRDMTVYTRISRLVALWEVFNFM
- the QCR2 gene encoding ubiquinol--cytochrome-c reductase subunit 2 (similar to Saccharomyces cerevisiae QCR2 (YPR191W); ancestral locus Anc_7.548), coding for MLRNLVRGNAVRRFTVAARESVGTVSSLEVKVHAGARYAALDGVSHLLSRFNFQNTGAKSALRLVRESELLGGQLSSHVDREFITLRAVFLQEQLPYYVEALGNVLYKTSFKPHELVESVLPAAQYDVLVASQNPLTRAENLLYNVTYRKGLGNPVLYDGVETVTLEHIKQFANKVYTRENIAIEGRNVVQADLQKFLNDSLISSLPAGKSLKESTEPATFTGETRLRSTGPSVAAIAVPLSKDNLAVYEILSNHLNATGAYKHVFSKVDSYNNAYGLFQLFIKDADAETVATKIKKIVSDLKKGVDISTSVELTKLKLTSEEIPLLSTLNLDAVKNVKLEKFNYVAVGDVSKLPYLDEL